One genomic window of Mercenaria mercenaria strain notata chromosome 2, MADL_Memer_1, whole genome shotgun sequence includes the following:
- the LOC128555335 gene encoding brain protein I3-like, translating into MSQPQGPPPAYQQAGYPPQGQHSSNVVVVTQQPQPQVVAVGTCARCGIGHVSDNFTVLGIILAICFFPLGVLCCFLLMEKRCDRCGAAF; encoded by the exons ATGTCTCAGCCTCAAGGCCCACCACCGG caTACCAACAAGCTGGCTATCCACCACAAGGACAACATTCTTCTAATGTGGTGGTTGTTACTCAGCAGCCACAGCCTCAGGTTGTCGCCGTAGGGACTTGTGCCCGTTGCGGG ATTGGTCATGTGTCAGACAACTTTACCGTATTGGGTATAATTCTTGCGATATGCTTCTTTCCTCTTGGAGTTCTGTGTTGTTTCCTTCTAATGGAAAAGAGGTGCGACAGATGCGGGGCagcattttaa